In Drosophila bipectinata strain 14024-0381.07 chromosome 2R, DbipHiC1v2, whole genome shotgun sequence, one genomic interval encodes:
- the LOC108132970 gene encoding chromogranin-A, producing MIFSSTLLCQVERLMCMPISFAVLGFLFMACTMEVVLLKLTTSNPVFGRPADDWEEDNGDDREEQIYYENLENNYDQWARRRMRFNQRQQQYMQQQQQQQQQQLHT from the coding sequence ATGATTTTCTCCTCGACGCTGCTGTGCCAGGTGGAAAGGCTCATGTGCATGCCCATTAGTTTTGCCGTGCTGGGCTTCCTCTTCATGGCCTGCACCATGGAGGTGGTCCTCCTCAAGCTAACCACAAGCAACCCGGTCTTTGGACGACCCGCCGACGACTGGGAGGAGGACAACGGCGACGATCGCGAGGAACAGATCTACTACGAGAATCTGGAGAACAACTACGACCAGTGGGCACGCCGCAGAATGCGATTTAATCAGCGACAGCAACAGTacatgcaacagcaacaacagcagcagcagcaacagttgcACACATAA